The genomic segment GATTTTGTGTGCAAGCCTGCAGGTTTTCTCCCAGTCATTCGCCTCACGCGCCGCTTTAAGGCGTGCAAAATCGTCTGCCAGTGATTCCTTAATCAGGCATTGCAGCATCTCTATAAGGTCATGTTCACTGCCAAGAACCCGTATGCCTTCTTCAACATTGAGCAGGGGAAACGCTGATAACGCCTTCGCCTGAAGGCTTCCCGGTAACCCATCAGCGGTTTTTTTAGACGCATGGCTGTCGGTTCCACGTTCAGGCGTTTTAACGAGCTGATACCGTTGAATCAGCTCCTGAATTTCTGCATGCCGAATGGGTTTATTTAACAACTCATTCATCCCCGCATGGAGTGCTTCCTCCCGAGTCTGTACATGTGCGTGCGCCGTGAGGCCTGCGAGCAGAACCGGCGCTCTTCCAAGGTCTTTTTCAATGCAACGAATACAGCGCGCCACTTCAGTACCAGACATGTCCGGCAGGCCAATATCAGAGAGCACAATATGAAAAGTTTCTGCCTTAAAACATTCCAGTGCGCGGGCGCCCGTAGACGCAGTCTTAACGTCAATTCCGAGTTGCCTGAGAAGAATCTCTGCAGTTTTTAAGGCAATGGCATTATCTTCGATTAAGAGGACTTTGAGCTTTTTATCAATGGCAGCGGTGGCTCTAGAAGGGGCAGGGGCTGAAACAGTACCCGCAGATGCCTCGGCATGAGCGGACTTAACCGGGATGAAAACCGTGAAAGTGGTTCCCTGTCCGGGCACGGATGAAACGTGTATATCTCCTTTAAGGATACGTGTATAGCGCTTAACGATGTGCAGTCCGACTCCGTGTCCAGTGAAAATTCCATCACTGGAAGCCGTGCCTCTGAAAAATTTCTTGAAAATCTGCTCTTGTTCCGATTCCGGAATGCCGATGCCGGTGTCTCGAACATAGAGCTCAAGGGTGTTTTTTTCTTTTTCAGTACTGCCCCAGCGTGCCCCCATTTCAATATACCCGCTGTTTGTAAATTTGACGGCGTTACCCAGCAGGTTCAGCAGGATGCGGTGAATTTTAACGGGGTCTGATTCAATCATTTCCGGAAGCAAATCAGAAAATGCCAAACGAAGCTCAAGTTTTTTCAGTGTGATGGTGGGAAGTTCGAGATCTGCGATGCTTTGGATAAGTTCTCTCAGTTTAAACACCTTCAGTTCTACGTGATTTTCCGTCTGTTTGCCGGTTGCAACAATATCGAGCACACTGTTTAGAAGTGCCAGGAGCTGCTCCCCGCTGATATTAATCATATGGGCATGCTCTTTTTCTTCAGCAGATAAGACCTCCTGTTCAAGGATAGAAGACATGCCGATAATGCCGCTTAACGGCGTGCGGATATCGTGACTCATGTTTCGTATGAATTCATCCTTTGCCCGGTTGGCGGCTTCCGCTGCTTCCTTTGCCATTTTCAGGGCATTTTCACGCAGGCTGTCTTCCGTCACGTCTATTGCGACACCCGTAACACCATAACAAACGCCTTTATCGTTTATCAGCGGAAACCCACTGTCTTTAATCCAGCGAATTTCTCCATCAGGACGTATAATTCGGTACTTTTCTGAATATCTGGCGTGCTCTCCCCGCAGTTTAATTTTGTTCGACATTTCTTCAATGGGGTTGCGATTTTTTATATCTTCCGCATGAATCCAGGTAAGCCATTTTTCAGGAGCGTTATAAAGGTCTTCCCGCGGACGTCCCCATATTTTTTCAAAAGAAGGACTAACATACTGAATTTTTTTGAAATCAGGGCTGCTTATCCAATATACCTGATCACTCTGCTCCGAAAATTTCGCGAGAAATGCGCCCATTTCATCGAGCGTTAAATAAAAATCTGATTTTTTCCTACCCATTGGACGTCCGTGTTTTCTATCGTATATAATCAAAATAATAGCAAACAAGTTACAAATTAGTCATGGGAAGGGTAAAATGCTGACACCACACGGACAACCTGCTGATAAAATAGATAAAATTATGTTGCTGGCAACATGGACAAAGACTCTGCAATATGAATCCTTTTTTCCTGAGCAATCGAGCACCAGTTTCATCTCTGCCGGCATGGGTAAACCGACTTACCCGGTTGATTTAAATACGGTTGCCTATTTTGAAGCCTATTGGAAAAAAGTCGGCGATATGGCGGCAGTCGGCATGCAGAACCTTGATAAGGTGCAAGAGGGCGCTGCAGTCGATTATGGGATGCCCATGGGAGACAGTGACGCGCGAACCATCATGGCGCGCGCAATGTCCTCGTGGTATCAGTCTGATATTCGGCCTGAAAACGTACTTTTTACTGCCGGTGGCGCTGGGGCGATACGGGTAATCTTTGATACGCTTAACGCGCGATACAAAGACACGCCAGGCTATAGGGTCGTCACGCCATTTCCTCACTATACCCTCTATGCAGACGGCACCATGCACAGGCTGCATCCGGTGGATGTGATGAAAGAGCCTGGTTACAGACTCAAAGCAGAGGCATTG from the Legionella geestiana genome contains:
- a CDS encoding PAS domain-containing hybrid sensor histidine kinase/response regulator; translated protein: MGRKKSDFYLTLDEMGAFLAKFSEQSDQVYWISSPDFKKIQYVSPSFEKIWGRPREDLYNAPEKWLTWIHAEDIKNRNPIEEMSNKIKLRGEHARYSEKYRIIRPDGEIRWIKDSGFPLINDKGVCYGVTGVAIDVTEDSLRENALKMAKEAAEAANRAKDEFIRNMSHDIRTPLSGIIGMSSILEQEVLSAEEKEHAHMINISGEQLLALLNSVLDIVATGKQTENHVELKVFKLRELIQSIADLELPTITLKKLELRLAFSDLLPEMIESDPVKIHRILLNLLGNAVKFTNSGYIEMGARWGSTEKEKNTLELYVRDTGIGIPESEQEQIFKKFFRGTASSDGIFTGHGVGLHIVKRYTRILKGDIHVSSVPGQGTTFTVFIPVKSAHAEASAGTVSAPAPSRATAAIDKKLKVLLIEDNAIALKTAEILLRQLGIDVKTASTGARALECFKAETFHIVLSDIGLPDMSGTEVARCIRCIEKDLGRAPVLLAGLTAHAHVQTREEALHAGMNELLNKPIRHAEIQELIQRYQLVKTPERGTDSHASKKTADGLPGSLQAKALSAFPLLNVEEGIRVLGSEHDLIEMLQCLIKESLADDFARLKAAREANDWEKTCRLAHKIKGGAVYVGTTRMKQACENLEKCQVTEEDVDTMEARYQEALTVIEETAAHVREWLLARATENPETN